From Etheostoma cragini isolate CJK2018 chromosome 17, CSU_Ecrag_1.0, whole genome shotgun sequence, one genomic window encodes:
- the si:ch73-52p7.1 gene encoding uncharacterized protein si:ch73-52p7.1 yields MSAFTPPTPLVCVLLCVSVALHRSDLRLAYVTHNSFFYYSCSQDPQPCSVLSLTDCRCKDIQLSMLHRPQSRSSPVFRMRRLTVWFTSPLNTARLLNNSEVRHLTLIHCCPGGSREAPFSLEGHFAVQHLERLTVVNCPDANRAKNTASNNGPGRDDGAHLDTNTFNRDEDTNLDLIVDMERDSLALSSPQIQDIFLGRELGAAFYEQARLGIIHSSVLEWGAVIKAYTVQTHIDNDGMLPFPDLHLPKLPETSVIYVSFVY; encoded by the coding sequence ATGTCTGCCTTCACCCCTCCCACCCCTCtcgtttgtgtgctgctgtgtgtgtcgGTGGCTCTGCATCGCTCTGACCTGCGTCTGGCTTACGTGACCCACAACAGCTTTTTCTACTACTCATGCAGCCAGGATCCGCAACCATGCAGCGTCTTATCACTTACAGACTGCAGATGCAAGGACATCCAGCTTTCCATGCTGCACCGCCCACAGTCACGCTCGTCTCCCGTTTTCCGCATGAGGCGTTTAACTGTTTGGTTCACGTCGCCATTAAACACAGCACGTCTCCTCAACAACTCGGAGGTGAGGCACCTCACCCTGATTCATTGTTGCCCTGGAGGATCTAGAGAAGCACCTTTTTCCCTGGAGGGACATTTTGCTGTGCAGCACCTGGAGAGGCTGACGGTGGTGAACTGTCCAGACGCAAACAGAGCCAAGAACACAGCCTCAAACAATGGCCCAGGCAGGGATGATGGTGCTCAccttgacacaaatacattcaaCAGGGATGAAGACACAAACCTGGACCTGATTGTGGACATGGAGAGAGATTCCTTGGCTTTGTCCTCACCCCAGATCCAAGACATCTTCCTGGGCAGGGAGCTGGGAGCCGCGTTTTACGAACAGGCCAGACTGGGAATCATCCACAGCTCTGTGCTGGAGTGGGGAGCAGTAATCAAAGCCTACACAGTtcaaacacacatagacaatGACGGCATGCTGCCTTTCCCTGACCTCCACCTGCCAAAATTACCAGAGACATCTGTCATTTATGTCAGCTTTGTATACTGA
- the ifngr1l gene encoding interferon gamma receptor 1-like isoform X3, which translates to MTSSCQGLDSESILAHCQGFDPSFVWVVPPAELQANLSNLTDPTDAYFVTVTAVMGQNESTPTPGIIFSYFKDNPEGQKCYVDFPSVSVTAHPDYTVLLRFTHPWLLYRLQMRKWNKPRFKKSSEPQLPPFDYYVTLTNQQHYRCVERVCEEKLSVDAAQKKHCLKMNGELEKMLVQETKEYCFDVPTGNSPNNLVSVYVVGGLLAAIAGALIISMVYRKKTRPLTSIPNSMTFKSKVKQWTVRLVQETVTVPEVEAISPTPLMLTEEQEFAATVTPSTESELRLPIGVTTEDESVSDDVEVGIDEGPGYMAGSKLDEDEAPSGYESRPVLVELAPGELAEGYRV; encoded by the exons ATGACCAGCTCTTGCCAGGGCTTAGATTCCGAGTCGATATTGGCGCATTGTCAgggttt TGATCCTAGTTTTGTTTGGGTGGTCCCCCCAGCGGAACTACAAGCCAACTTATCAAATCTCACCGATCCGACTGATGCCTACTTTGTCACCGTAACTGCCGTAATGGGACAGAATGAATCTACTCCTACCCCTGGAATCATTTTCAGCTATTTCAAGGACAATCCAGAGGGTCAGAAAT GTTATGTGGACTTCCCATCAGTAAGCGTCACTGCCCATCCGGATTACACTGTCCTGCTCCGCTTCACGCATCCCTGGCTGCTGTACCGGTTGCAGATGAGAAAATGGAACAAACCTAGGTTTAAGAAAAGCAGTGAGCCACAGCTACCTCCATTTGATTATTATGTCACGCTCACAAACCAG CAGCACTACAGGTGTGTGGAGAGGGTGTGTGAGGAGAAGCTTTCAGTGGATGCTGCACAGAAGAAACACTGTCTGAAGATGAACGGAGAGCTGGAGAAAATGTTAGTTCAAGAGACAAAAGAGTACTGCTTCGATGTGCCAACCGGAAATTCCCCAAACA ATCTCGTCTCCGTCTATGTCGTGGGCGGCCTGTTGGCTGCGATTGCAGGTGCTCTTATCATCTCCATGGTGTACCGGAAAAAGACCAGGCCTTTAACTTCTATTCCAAACTCTATG ACCTTTAAGAGTAAAGTGAAGCAGTGGACCGTTAGACTGGTTCAGGAGACGGTCACTGTGCCAGAAGTGGAGGCTATCTCACCGACACCTTTAATGCTAACAGAAGAACAAGAATTCGCGGCTACTGTTACTCCCTCTACTGAGTCCGAACTGCGTCTGCCCATCGGCGTGACAACAGAGGATGAAAGTGTGTCTGATGACGTGGAGGTAGGAATTGATGAAGGACCTGGGTACATGGCAGGCAGTAAATTGGATGAAGATGAAGCCCCCTCTGGTTATGAGAGTCGTCCGGTGTTGGTTGAGTTGGCACCAGGGGAACTGGCTGAGGGCTACCGGGTCTGA
- the ifngr1l gene encoding interferon gamma receptor 1-like isoform X2, with protein MDLATFHPVFLFLFQAVVANVEPPTNLTLHCHNMHNILKWSYDQLLPGLRFRVDIGALSGDPSFVWVVPPAELQANLSNLTDPTDAYFVTVTAVMGQNESTPTPGIIFSYFKDNPEGQKCYVDFPSVSVTAHPDYTVLLRFTHPWLLYRLQMRKWNKPRFKKSSEPQLPPFDYYVTLTNQHYRCVERVCEEKLSVDAAQKKHCLKMNGELEKMLVQETKEYCFDVPTGNSPNNLVSVYVVGGLLAAIAGALIISMVYRKKTRPLTSIPNSMTFKSKVKQWTVRLVQETVTVPEVEAISPTPLMLTEEQEFAATVTPSTESELRLPIGVTTEDESVSDDVEVGIDEGPGYMAGSKLDEDEAPSGYESRPVLVELAPGELAEGYRV; from the exons ATGGATTTGGCTACATTTCATCCcgttttccttttcctgtttcaAGCGGTGGTAGCCAATG TGGAGCCGCCGACCAACCTCACCTTGCACTGCCACAACATGCACAACATTCTGAAGTGGAGTTATGACCAGCTCTTGCCAGGGCTTAGATTCCGAGTCGATATTGGCGCATTGTCAgg TGATCCTAGTTTTGTTTGGGTGGTCCCCCCAGCGGAACTACAAGCCAACTTATCAAATCTCACCGATCCGACTGATGCCTACTTTGTCACCGTAACTGCCGTAATGGGACAGAATGAATCTACTCCTACCCCTGGAATCATTTTCAGCTATTTCAAGGACAATCCAGAGGGTCAGAAAT GTTATGTGGACTTCCCATCAGTAAGCGTCACTGCCCATCCGGATTACACTGTCCTGCTCCGCTTCACGCATCCCTGGCTGCTGTACCGGTTGCAGATGAGAAAATGGAACAAACCTAGGTTTAAGAAAAGCAGTGAGCCACAGCTACCTCCATTTGATTATTATGTCACGCTCACAAACCAG CACTACAGGTGTGTGGAGAGGGTGTGTGAGGAGAAGCTTTCAGTGGATGCTGCACAGAAGAAACACTGTCTGAAGATGAACGGAGAGCTGGAGAAAATGTTAGTTCAAGAGACAAAAGAGTACTGCTTCGATGTGCCAACCGGAAATTCCCCAAACA ATCTCGTCTCCGTCTATGTCGTGGGCGGCCTGTTGGCTGCGATTGCAGGTGCTCTTATCATCTCCATGGTGTACCGGAAAAAGACCAGGCCTTTAACTTCTATTCCAAACTCTATG ACCTTTAAGAGTAAAGTGAAGCAGTGGACCGTTAGACTGGTTCAGGAGACGGTCACTGTGCCAGAAGTGGAGGCTATCTCACCGACACCTTTAATGCTAACAGAAGAACAAGAATTCGCGGCTACTGTTACTCCCTCTACTGAGTCCGAACTGCGTCTGCCCATCGGCGTGACAACAGAGGATGAAAGTGTGTCTGATGACGTGGAGGTAGGAATTGATGAAGGACCTGGGTACATGGCAGGCAGTAAATTGGATGAAGATGAAGCCCCCTCTGGTTATGAGAGTCGTCCGGTGTTGGTTGAGTTGGCACCAGGGGAACTGGCTGAGGGCTACCGGGTCTGA
- the olig3 gene encoding oligodendrocyte transcription factor 3, giving the protein MNSDSSPSSRASSPDMDVMSLRDHHPHHHHHHLVGSAVSSSTQCSELRQKLSASELLRSGDPKSVESSSSSSSSSSSSNKFKLKKQVTEEEMYHLRLKINGRERKRMHDLNLAMDGLREVMPYAHGPSVRKLSKIATLLLARNYILMLNSSLDEMKRLVGEIYGGHNSAFHCGTVGHAGAGGHQAAAAAAAAAHQVHPLLGGALSTSTSSTLSSALPGLTSIRAPHALMKGSPTAPPALQLGPGFQHWAGLPCPCTICQVPPPPHIPITSSGLTRLTGEGKDLIK; this is encoded by the coding sequence ATGAATTCAGACTCCAGTCCGAGCAGCAGAGCCTCTTCCCCGGACATGGACGTTATGTCTCTCCGAGACCACCACCcgcaccaccaccatcaccacctcGTCGGCTCCGCAGTGTCCTCATCTACGCAGTGCAGCGAGCTGCGCCAGAAGCTGAGCGCCAGCGAGCTCCTGAGGTCTGGAGACCCCAAGTCAGtagaaagcagcagcagcagcagcagcagcagcagtagcagcaacAAGTTCAAACTGAAGAAACAAGTCACCGAGGAGGAAATGTACCACCTCCGTCTCAAGATCAACGGCCGGGAGCGGAAACGCATGCACGACCTCAACCTGGCCATGGACGGCCTGCGCGAGGTGATGCCGTACGCGCACGGGCCCTCGGTGCGGAAGTTGTCCAAGATCGCCACGCTGCTTCTCGCCAGGAACTACATCCTGATGCTTAACAGCTCCTTGGACGAGATGAAGCGGCTGGTGGGGGAGATTTACGGAGGGCACAACTCAGCTTTCCACTGCGGCACAGTGGGGCACGCTGGCGCAGGTGGACACCAAGCTGCCGCGGCCGCAGCCGCCGCGGCGCACCAGGTGCACCCTCTCCTGGGAGGCGCGCTGTCAACCTCCACATCCTCCACGCTGTCGAGCGCTCTGCCGGGGCTCACGTCTATCCGAGCACCACACGCCCTGATGAAGGGCTCCCCGACTGCACCCCCGGCCCTGCAGCTGGGCCCCGGCTTCCAGCACTGGGCCGGACTGCCGTGTCCCTGCACCATCTGCCAGgtgcctcctcctccacacatcCCCATCACCTCCTCCGGCCTCACGAGACTCACAGGGGAGGGCAAGGACCTGATAAAATGA
- the ifngr1l gene encoding interferon gamma receptor 1-like isoform X1 yields MDLATFHPVFLFLFQAVVANVEPPTNLTLHCHNMHNILKWSYDQLLPGLRFRVDIGALSGDPSFVWVVPPAELQANLSNLTDPTDAYFVTVTAVMGQNESTPTPGIIFSYFKDNPEGQKCYVDFPSVSVTAHPDYTVLLRFTHPWLLYRLQMRKWNKPRFKKSSEPQLPPFDYYVTLTNQQHYRCVERVCEEKLSVDAAQKKHCLKMNGELEKMLVQETKEYCFDVPTGNSPNNLVSVYVVGGLLAAIAGALIISMVYRKKTRPLTSIPNSMTFKSKVKQWTVRLVQETVTVPEVEAISPTPLMLTEEQEFAATVTPSTESELRLPIGVTTEDESVSDDVEVGIDEGPGYMAGSKLDEDEAPSGYESRPVLVELAPGELAEGYRV; encoded by the exons ATGGATTTGGCTACATTTCATCCcgttttccttttcctgtttcaAGCGGTGGTAGCCAATG TGGAGCCGCCGACCAACCTCACCTTGCACTGCCACAACATGCACAACATTCTGAAGTGGAGTTATGACCAGCTCTTGCCAGGGCTTAGATTCCGAGTCGATATTGGCGCATTGTCAgg TGATCCTAGTTTTGTTTGGGTGGTCCCCCCAGCGGAACTACAAGCCAACTTATCAAATCTCACCGATCCGACTGATGCCTACTTTGTCACCGTAACTGCCGTAATGGGACAGAATGAATCTACTCCTACCCCTGGAATCATTTTCAGCTATTTCAAGGACAATCCAGAGGGTCAGAAAT GTTATGTGGACTTCCCATCAGTAAGCGTCACTGCCCATCCGGATTACACTGTCCTGCTCCGCTTCACGCATCCCTGGCTGCTGTACCGGTTGCAGATGAGAAAATGGAACAAACCTAGGTTTAAGAAAAGCAGTGAGCCACAGCTACCTCCATTTGATTATTATGTCACGCTCACAAACCAG CAGCACTACAGGTGTGTGGAGAGGGTGTGTGAGGAGAAGCTTTCAGTGGATGCTGCACAGAAGAAACACTGTCTGAAGATGAACGGAGAGCTGGAGAAAATGTTAGTTCAAGAGACAAAAGAGTACTGCTTCGATGTGCCAACCGGAAATTCCCCAAACA ATCTCGTCTCCGTCTATGTCGTGGGCGGCCTGTTGGCTGCGATTGCAGGTGCTCTTATCATCTCCATGGTGTACCGGAAAAAGACCAGGCCTTTAACTTCTATTCCAAACTCTATG ACCTTTAAGAGTAAAGTGAAGCAGTGGACCGTTAGACTGGTTCAGGAGACGGTCACTGTGCCAGAAGTGGAGGCTATCTCACCGACACCTTTAATGCTAACAGAAGAACAAGAATTCGCGGCTACTGTTACTCCCTCTACTGAGTCCGAACTGCGTCTGCCCATCGGCGTGACAACAGAGGATGAAAGTGTGTCTGATGACGTGGAGGTAGGAATTGATGAAGGACCTGGGTACATGGCAGGCAGTAAATTGGATGAAGATGAAGCCCCCTCTGGTTATGAGAGTCGTCCGGTGTTGGTTGAGTTGGCACCAGGGGAACTGGCTGAGGGCTACCGGGTCTGA